One part of the Candidatus Binataceae bacterium genome encodes these proteins:
- a CDS encoding Do family serine endopeptidase, with product MKFGNVAILCFAAVMLLICGPAAPRALGDQFWYELTSARAPKAETLPDFVALADKLGPTVVNISTEQAGPSASSEGEGDNSGQGGEGGGSEGGGNEPFNEFGEPFGEPHGRSLGSGFIINPAGYILTNDHVIENGREVIVTTKDGNQYKAMVAGRDAKTDIALLKINARHQLPVAPLGDSDEVRVGQWVMTIGDPFGFDHTVTAGIVSAKGRFIPGNYDEFIQTDAAINPGNSGGPLINVRGEVVGVNSAIFTRTGSNTGIGFAIPVNLVKEELAQLRDHGKVVRGWLGIYVQRVTPTIAESMGLEEPRGALVAEVLSEGPAKIAGVKRGDVIMAYDGVSIEDSRELPLMVARTPLGHDATLRLIRDRRYIELPVTITASRETHVIAAARALPKGTAPFGLTVKDLDPKLARDMGLGQSKGVVVYSVEPGSSADEAGLHSRDIIVEVNRHGVGNVDAYERALRLAGGKAILLLIRRHNSTVFVPLEPEG from the coding sequence TTGAAGTTCGGTAACGTCGCCATCCTTTGTTTCGCGGCGGTGATGCTGCTGATATGCGGACCCGCGGCGCCACGGGCGCTCGGCGATCAGTTCTGGTACGAGCTTACCTCGGCGCGCGCGCCCAAGGCCGAGACCCTGCCCGATTTCGTCGCGTTGGCGGACAAACTCGGCCCCACCGTGGTCAATATCTCGACCGAGCAGGCCGGACCGTCGGCCTCCTCCGAGGGCGAAGGCGACAACTCGGGACAGGGCGGCGAAGGCGGCGGGAGCGAGGGCGGCGGCAACGAGCCCTTTAACGAATTCGGCGAGCCGTTTGGCGAGCCGCACGGCCGCAGCCTCGGTTCCGGTTTCATCATCAACCCGGCCGGCTATATACTTACCAACGACCACGTGATCGAAAATGGCCGCGAGGTCATAGTCACCACCAAGGACGGCAATCAGTACAAGGCTATGGTGGCGGGGCGCGACGCCAAGACCGACATCGCGCTTTTGAAAATCAACGCCAGGCATCAGCTGCCGGTGGCGCCTCTCGGCGACTCTGACGAAGTGAGAGTCGGCCAGTGGGTGATGACCATCGGCGACCCGTTCGGCTTCGACCATACGGTGACCGCCGGGATCGTGAGCGCCAAGGGTCGCTTCATCCCGGGCAATTACGACGAGTTCATCCAGACCGACGCCGCGATAAATCCGGGCAACTCGGGCGGCCCTTTAATCAATGTTCGCGGAGAGGTGGTCGGCGTAAACTCCGCGATTTTCACCCGCACCGGTTCCAACACCGGCATCGGCTTCGCCATCCCGGTCAACCTGGTGAAGGAAGAGCTCGCGCAGCTGCGCGACCACGGCAAGGTGGTGCGCGGATGGCTCGGAATCTACGTGCAGCGGGTCACGCCCACGATCGCGGAATCGATGGGGCTCGAGGAGCCGCGCGGCGCGCTGGTCGCCGAGGTGCTGAGCGAGGGGCCGGCCAAAATTGCGGGGGTTAAGCGCGGCGACGTAATCATGGCTTACGACGGCGTCTCGATCGAAGACTCGCGCGAGCTGCCCCTGATGGTCGCGCGCACGCCGCTCGGCCATGACGCGACGCTGAGGCTCATCCGCGACAGGAGATATATCGAGCTGCCGGTCACCATCACGGCCTCGCGCGAGACCCACGTCATCGCCGCCGCCAGGGCGCTGCCCAAGGGTACGGCGCCCTTCGGCCTCACGGTCAAGGACCTCGACCCCAAGCTCGCGCGCGACATGGGGCTCGGCCAGAGCAAGGGCGTGGTGGTCTATTCGGTCGAGCCTGGCAGTTCCGCCGACGAGGCCGGGCTGCACTCGCGCGATATCATCGTCGAGGTCAACCGCCACGGCGTCGGCAACGTCGACGCCTACGAGCGCGCACTCAGGCTCGCCGGAGGCAAGGCGATCCTGCTCCTGATCAGGCGTCACAACAGCACTGTCTTCGTGCCGCTCGAGCCGGAGGGTTAG
- a CDS encoding DUF1844 domain-containing protein — translation MASEDDSSKGFKIQDRRRFSAEGELKPEFSGADEPAAAESSAGHAHGGGTRDAAEPHHHATATHPQQAAAAAGYAAARSAGSESAEAAAQAGEINFGAFLMSLSTEALVHLGEMADPASGSQPHRDLGMAQQLIDILGMLREKTRGNLDRDEQALLDAILFDLRMKYVEIARRNG, via the coding sequence ATGGCATCCGAGGACGATAGCTCCAAGGGCTTCAAGATACAGGACCGCCGGCGCTTTTCCGCCGAGGGCGAGCTTAAGCCGGAGTTCAGCGGCGCCGACGAACCGGCGGCCGCGGAATCTTCCGCGGGTCATGCACACGGCGGCGGGACACGCGACGCGGCCGAGCCGCATCATCACGCGACGGCCACTCACCCGCAGCAGGCGGCCGCGGCCGCGGGATATGCTGCCGCGCGATCGGCAGGCTCCGAGTCCGCCGAAGCCGCGGCGCAGGCAGGCGAGATCAACTTCGGGGCCTTCCTGATGAGCCTTTCGACCGAGGCGCTGGTGCATCTGGGCGAGATGGCCGACCCCGCCAGCGGCAGCCAGCCGCATCGCGACCTCGGGATGGCGCAGCAGCTTATCGACATTCTGGGGATGCTGCGCGAGAAGACGCGGGGCAACCTCGACCGCGACGAGCAGGCGCTGCTGGACGCGATTCTCTTTGACCTTAGAATGAAATACGTTGAAATCGCTCGCCGGAACGGCTGA